A window of Methylobacterium bullatum genomic DNA:
CCGAGCGCACCATCCTCACCACCGACCACCCCAATGGCGGCCCCTTCACCGAATATCCGCGGATCATCCATCTGCTGATGGACAAGGAGGAGCGCGACCGCGAGATCGCGGGCCTGCACAAGGTCATCGCCGAGCGCTCGGGCCTCTGCGGCATCGAGCGGGAATATACCTTCTCCGAGATCGCCCAGCTGACGCGCTCCGGTCCGGCCAAGCTCCTCGGCCTCGCCGATCGCGGCCACCTGCGCGAGGGTGCGCGCGCCGACGTCGCGATCTACCGTGACGACAAGAACCGGACCGCGATGTTCGCCCGCGCCAGGCTGGTGCTCAAGGACGGCCACGTCATCGTCGAGGACGGCGAGATCGTCGATTGGCGCGCCGGCCATACCCTGGAACTGACGGTGGAATCCGACAAGGCGATGGAGACGCGCACCGACGCCTATCTCGATGCCCGATTCGGTGCCGGTCTCGACAGCTTCACCGTGCCGGACGAGGCTTTCCCCGTGAGCGATGTGTTCGAGGACGTGGCATGTCGAGCTTGAGAATGAAGCCGGGCCTGATGACGACGCCTCGCGTGGGTACGGTGACCGAGCATGACTGACCTCACCCTCAACGGCATCCCGGTGATCGACACCTTCGCCGAGGCGTTCGACGTCGCCGGCACGGCGCTGATCATCACCAACGACACCGCCAAATGGGCGATGATCGCCGCCGTCACGATGACCGGGTTCGCGACCTCGGTGATCGGCTGCGGCGCCGAGGCCGGGATCGATTGCGAACTCTCGCCGGAGGAGACTCCGGACGGACGCCCCGGTGTGCGGGTGCTGCTGTTCGGCTTCGAGCCGAACGGCCTCAAGGACCAACTCCTGAAGCGCGTCGGCCAGTGCATCCTCACCTGCCCCGGCACCGCCTGCTATGCGGGCGTCGACGGGCCGCACAAGATTAAGCTCGGTGGCGCGATCCGCTATTTCGGTGACGGCTTCGCCGTCGCCAAGCGCCTGACCGATCCCGTCTCCGGCAAGGCGCGGCGCTATTGGCGCGTCCCCGTGATGGACGGCGAGTTCCTCTGCGAGGATTTCGTCCGCGCGGTGGACGGCGCGGTTGGCGGCGGCAACCTGCTGTTCCTCGGGCGCAACCATGCCGAGACCCTCAAGGTCGCCGAGATCGCGGTGGATGCCGCCCGTTCGGTGGCGGACGTGATCCTGCCCTTCCCCGGCGGCATCGTCCGCTCCGGCTCGAAGGTCGGCGCGCGCACCAAGGGCATGATGGCCTCCACCAACGACGCCTATTGCCCCACCCTCAAGGGCCGGGCCGGCTCGGAACTCGCGGCCGAGGTCGGCGTGGTGCTCGAGATCGTCATCGACGGGCTCACCTCGCGCTCGGTGGCCGAATCCATGCGCGCGGCGCTCCACGCCTCCACAGAAGCCGGTGCCGCGCACGGGCTCGTGGCGGTGACGGCGGGCAATTACGGCGGCAATCTCGGCCGTCACCATTATCACCTGAAGGACCTGCTCTCGAAGGAGCCGGCGAGCGAGGCTGGAGCGGCATGAGCACCCTCACCCTGCGCCAGGAGCCGCCGGAGCGGCTCGATTTCCTCCGCGTGAATCCGCTCTCGCTGAGCGGCCTCTCCGAGGCCGAAGCGGCCAGGCTTCCCATCGGCACCAGCCGACGCGGCCTGACGCTGGGCGACATCTTCGCCATCAGCCTCGACGGCTCCGACAGCCTGACCATCGAAGGCGGCTCGTCCCGCTTCGACAGTGTCGGTGCATCGCTCAGCGGCGGCTCGATCCGCGTCGTCGGCGATGTCGGTCAGCGCCTCGGCGCCGGCATGGCGTCGGGATCGGTGACGGTTACGGGATCGGCCGGGCCTTATGCCGGATCCGGTGCCAAGGGCGGGACGATCACCATTGAGGGTGATGCCGGCGATCATGCCGGCGGCGCGGTTTACGCCGCCAAGGCCGGGCTCGACGGCGCCACGCTGGTGATCCGCGGATCGGCCGGCGACTATCTCGGCGACCGCATGCGGCGAGGGCTGATCCTGGTCGGTGCTGCAGGCGCCCATGCCGGATCGCGGATGATTGCGG
This region includes:
- the fhcD gene encoding Formyltransferase/hydrolase complex subunit D; this encodes MTDLTLNGIPVIDTFAEAFDVAGTALIITNDTAKWAMIAAVTMTGFATSVIGCGAEAGIDCELSPEETPDGRPGVRVLLFGFEPNGLKDQLLKRVGQCILTCPGTACYAGVDGPHKIKLGGAIRYFGDGFAVAKRLTDPVSGKARRYWRVPVMDGEFLCEDFVRAVDGAVGGGNLLFLGRNHAETLKVAEIAVDAARSVADVILPFPGGIVRSGSKVGARTKGMMASTNDAYCPTLKGRAGSELAAEVGVVLEIVIDGLTSRSVAESMRAALHASTEAGAAHGLVAVTAGNYGGNLGRHHYHLKDLLSKEPASEAGAA
- the fhcC gene encoding Formyltransferase/hydrolase complex Fhc subunit C; the protein is MSTLTLRQEPPERLDFLRVNPLSLSGLSEAEAARLPIGTSRRGLTLGDIFAISLDGSDSLTIEGGSSRFDSVGASLSGGSIRVVGDVGQRLGAGMASGSVTVTGSAGPYAGSGAKGGTITIEGDAGDHAGGAVYAAKAGLDGATLVIRGSAGDYLGDRMRRGLILVGAAGAHAGSRMIAGTIAALSVGDHPGYGMRRGTILAGGHGALSPSFVETGTHDLVFLRLLARSLRALSPAHADLAAGALKRYSGDLATLGKGELWVTAGR